The Bubalus kerabau isolate K-KA32 ecotype Philippines breed swamp buffalo chromosome 8, PCC_UOA_SB_1v2, whole genome shotgun sequence genomic sequence TGTTTCAGCTCCTGCTGGTAGTAGAGCGCCGTGGCCTTCTCCCCATCAGCAGCCTCGGAGCTGGGTGTTATCTCCAGGTCGCAGAGCTTCTCCACGTCCAGGGTCACCTGGCTCTTCCTGGCCGCCACCTGCAGCAGCCTcttcagcttctccatcttgtcCTTCAGGACATTGACATCCAGACTGGACTCCTCTCCATGGCTGTCCAGAGGGGACCGGCTGGAGGCCGCTAGCGCCAGGGTTTTGTTCTCCAGGTCCAGCTGCAGAATGCGCTCCTTCAGCTTCTGGATGGCCAGCTGGTCCTTCTGCTTGGCCTTCTCGTAGGTGCCCAGCAATTCCGACACCTGGGATATTTGATTCTCCAGGGCCGCCACCCTCTGCTCTTCCAACTGCGACTGCTGGCGCAGCTGATCCTCAGCGACGGCTGTCTGAAAAAACAAGGGAACAGGTGGAGATGCATCCAGAAAAGCCAGAGGGTCAGAGGGTCAACTTTAAGAAAGCAAGAGAGGGAGGACAAAAAGGTTATGGGATGCGGGTGGCCTGGCAAAAAATGGGAACTGGGAAGCTTTCTGAGTTTGGGAGCTAACCCAAGCTCCTGTAACCTGCTCTCAGACACACATTATACCCAATGATATTAAGACTCTTTGGAGATCTGCTACTGTTCTGCTTTGGCATTTCTACTCTCTCCACCCATACACCAAGCTCACGTGTAAGTGTGCTCTTCACCGTATTACATTCTTTTCCTCTTCCAACATTCCTGGAAGTTCAGAATTGACTTGGATCTCTCCCCACACTGAAAGGAGGCACTGGAAAATAGCCTATCTTTCCAGACAAGGCAAATATTGACTGCAAGCAATAGAAGAGgtgatttcttctgtgaaaatTCCCTTTGTCCCCTCCAGCCACCCTACCAACAGGCATCCACTGCTACCCATAGATAGGCATATTGCTATAAGCACCCACTCCACCTTTCACTGCACAGCCGCTGCTACACTGCTTCACAGAGCACAGCTGGGAAGATGCCATGCCCCAAGGCTCAGATCTGTCTGGTTCCAACTTCAGACTACACTCAGAAACTCCACATCCTGTTGGAAGCACTCTGTGGATACTATCAACACCACACAGAAAAGGATTTCTCAGGACCCACAAGTGAAACTTTTTGAAGAGCATAAAAAAATCAGCAGTGCAGGCACTTAGTTCTAActgtcaaaggagaaaaaaaacccTAATATTTCCCCATGTGTTACAAGTGTGTGTtgactcgtgtctgactctttacttccttatggactgtagcctaccaggctcctctatgtggttttccaggcaagaatactggagtgggttgcaacttcctactccaggggatcttcctgacccagggatcaaacccatatctccagaatctcttccattggcaggtggattctttaccactgagccacctgagaagccacttTAAGTTAAATAACTCACATTTGAAAGAGATGAAGATAATTACCTTCCTCATTTCCTGCTGCAACTGAGCCTGGAAATGGCTCTTAAGGCAGGCAGCCTCTTCTTGAAGCTCCTTCAGCCGGGGGTCAGGCTGATTCTTCTCATCTCGAAGAGCCTGAAGCTCACCTTTCAGCTCTTCCACCTCACGGGTTAGCTGCTTGGTCTGTAGTTCAAACCCTTCCATCTGACCGGCTGCATAGGCCCGCCCGGCCAGAGCTTCCCGGGTCTCTTCCAACCGAATCTCCAAGTCCTGGCGCTGGGCCCTCTCCTCCTGTAGCAGCTTCTGGAGCTCACGCAGCATCAAGGCATGGTCACTCTGCTCTTGGGCCCGATCGTGTTGCTGCGTGATAAGCCGGGCTTTGGTTTCTGCTATCTGTTCCTGCAGCCCCTTCAGCTCTCCCTCCAGCCGgcccctctcctcctctgcttTCTTACTGGCATCCTCTAAGTCCTGCTTCATCTTCTTTTTGTCCACCAGGTAAGAAGCTTCCATGCGGGACTTCTCCTGGGTGACCGTAGCCAAAGAGCTGGTCAAAGTAGCCAACTGAGTCTTCAGCTGGTGCAGTCGTTtgtccacctccccacccccagatggTCCGTCCCCACTACTACAGCTAACGCCACTCTCTGACCCGCTGGCCTCTTCCAACTTTGGAGGTGGTGGTCCACGGGCCAGTCTGTCATCTTCTATCCCGAACTCACCCTTGGTGCTGGTGAGACTGGCCGCAGTATCCAGGCTGGCGGCGGTCCCTGTGCTATCCTCGCTGTGAGTGGAGCATCGGTCATCCACAGAGTCAGGAAAGGTGAGGCCTTGAGGCTGCACACCTGCGAGGCCCACATCCGCCTCGTGGGATACGGACAGTACCTTAATGCTGGCCTCCAGCGCCTCTTTCTCCTTCAGCAGACTTTTATAGGCACGGACTACATCCTTGAGACGTGTCTGGTACTGGAGGAGCTGCTTCTTCTGAGTCTCAATGATCTCCAGCAGGTCCTTCTTGCTTGGGCCGCCCCCGAAATTCATTACAAACTTCTCCATGAGGGTTCAGGACGGGTTGCTCCAGGCCAGGGTTGGGACAGCCTGGGAGAGCGTCACGAAGATGCTAGCGGGGGTGGTATGCGACGGGGAGATAGCTGTCCCCCTCCGCCACACATCCGCTCCAAACAGCTGTTTGAGACCGGATGCAGGGCGGCGGGGCAGCCCGGCAGAAATGCTTGCCAGGTCCCAGGCAGGAGGGCGGGGGCGGGTCCTATCCTAGAGGCGGGGCGACGCTGGCACGAGAAGAGCACACTGCCAGGGCTCGCCCGCACTGCCCCAGAAGCCGCTCCGCGCTCCCCGCTCACCCAGCCACAGAAGCACCAGCCGGCCTCCGGCGCACGACAGACCAAAGGTTTAAGATGAGCGTAGATCCATCCCGACTTCCTAGCTCTAGCGGCTGGACAACGGCGCTTCCGGGTCTGCTGGAAGTGACGAGAGCGCGACGTATGGGGCCCCGCCCCCAGGGCGTGGCTACCTCAGCTGGCCGGTGGGAGGAGAACCCAGCAGGGCTGAGAACTGCTCACTCTCCAGCCGAGCGTTGGTTGCACTCCACCACAGCAGAGCAAGCAGAGTCGAGTACACCGGAGTCATGTTGGTTTGGTGAAGGCGCCGGATCTTGCTCTAGCGCTAAGATCAGCGAGGGACGGGGGCGACATCGCAATGAGTCCTTACCAAAGACTCGGGTGAACGACGGGGCCCCACTGTTTGGGTGCTCAGTACCGTTGTCCTTAAAGAGCAACAGTTAAGACTACCATTTAGACCACAAAGATGACAACCCTTTCTAGGACAGTATTTGACATCTAGACGGTGTATAATATAATCATTATTACATCTTTCCTGAGTTCTGCTgggttcatttaacaaatatataaaaataaatatatataggcATCATGTCCATTCTAAGTGCCACCTATATTTCAGAAGCTTCACAGGAGTTTTGCTATTTAGTCTTTATAATTATTCTGCTGAGCATCATTACCACTATTTTACAGATAGTGCAacatgaggcacagagaagtaatacaccaaggtcacacagccttgCGTTTAGAATCCCATGTAGATCAGTCTGATTCTCAACATACCAAGTGCTATGCCAGGTGATAACCAGGAAGGGACAAGTTCCTACCCTCAAGGAGCCCACATCTAGAGAAGCAGCAACCATGCAAACACAAGTATATTCAAAGTGATACAGAAGTTAAGAGGAGGGAGCCCTGTCTAAGGGAGATAGCGCAGGCTCTCAGGGGAAATGCATTGGAATTTGAAGGGTAAGTACTGATTGTCCATCTAACTGGAAATGAGGGGAACaacattctaggcagagggaaaaCTTGCAAGGACTCTGGAGCATCAGAGAGTTTGTCTCACCTGGGAAGCATTGAGAATCATTTCAAGGCAATAGCTTAGGGTATGCAAAGGAGGTGGCAATAGATACTGCTGACACAATAGATGAGCAcccaaattaatttatttggattTTACCTTTGGTTATAAGACACTAAAGGATTTCTATCACAAGAGTGGCATCAAGTCTTGTATGACAAGGTGGAGATACCAAAGTGCAGAAGACCATTTTCAGTCATGGGGATCAGATGATAGTGAAGTAGAGCAACGATAATAGGGATGTAAAGAGgctaattaaaaagaatgaaataatgccatttgcagcaacatggatggacccagagagtgtcatactaagtgaagagaaggagaaatatcgtatggcatcccttatatgtggaatctaaaaagaaatgatacaaatgaacttcctTACAAAATGGAAAacgactcacagacttagagaaggaacttataGTTGCCCAGAGGGgtagggatagttagggagttcggaatggacatgtacacacggctgctgctgctgttgctgtttagtcactgagttgtgactgactctttgcaacctgatggactgtagcccaccagtttcctctgtccaagggatttcccggacaagaatcctggagtgggttgctatttccttctctagaggatcttcctgacccaggggtcgaactccagtctcctgcttggcaggcattctttactagtaagccacctgggaagtccctgtatttaaaatggataaccaacaaggacctactgtatagcacatggaactctgttcaacattatgtggcagcctgtatGGGAGAGGGGTTGCGGGGAGAATAGTtccgtgtatatgtatggctgagtcccttcactgttcaccagaaactatcacaacaccgTTAAACGGCTATACcccaacataaaattaaaaggtcaAAACATAAAGATGttaggacagaggaaaaaaaggcTAATTGAAAGAGCTAGCGATAACTTGATCACCACTAGTTGTGTTATTATATTCGAACTCTTTTAAACGTGCTCTTCAATCTTGTAAAAACCTTCTTAGGAATGTAAGCCTCTGAGGAATAGGAGTCATGTATTCACTCATACTTGACGCccaaaatctgttttatttacaGAAAGTCTTTTGAAACCCAGTTCCTTGGTAGCCCAGATAACATCCAGCTGCATCATACAAAACATTCAGAtacattatcattttaatatcattttaatcTTCACCATAACCTCATGAGACAATTAGGACAGATATCAGTCTccttttgtagatgagaaaatgaTAGGTTTTATTGTTGAAATTAAGccctaaaaaaaaggggggggggcagAACTGGTATTTGAAATGAGGCCTGGAACAATGGCACCTAATGGGTACTCAATAGATACTTATTTAATACGGGAAGGAAGGAACAAACGTTCTCTGATTCCCAGCTCACCTCACCGTGTCCACTGCACAATTGATCCTAGAAGCCCGCTGAGaatccagaataggcaaaacgCCTGTCCTTGCTCCACTGAGCAACCAGTTAGTCCATTCAACCAAGCCAgcatttgttttatatgtattgGGTGCGGCATTGACCCAGTCTCTGTCATAagagaaatttaaattaattccCATCTTGCAATTTCCCCCTTTGATGCTaagatcagtggggaaataactgGTGAAGCTCTTTGGCAAAAGCCTCCTCACAGGAGAGCTGTGCATCAAAAATCCTGGTCCCCAGGTCTGTGGCAGTGAGGAAGGAACTTCAGAAAGGTCGCCCGGTGCGACCTGAAAGGCGTTATCGCCAGGGCCTTCTAGGAGAAGGCAGAGTTCTGCAGTATACAGGAGTAGGGTCTACGCTGACCAAAACTGGGGATCTTCACTGGTTCTGCTGATTGCGGATCTCTGAAACTAGAGTATTAAGGAACCATGAAGCACCTCTTCCTCCACCTGTGGCGTACTCCTCTCGAGAGTCTACGGTCACTGAACCACCTGCTACGTTCCAAGTCCCTCGCTGGGAGCTgagaggacaaaaggaaagaggaagacaTTTGCACGGAATTTCCGTCCCCCTCCCCCGGGGGGGTGATGCACACAGTCGAGACTGCTGGTTACCAAGAGCTAAACCGGAGCCCAGTGTGTGTTGGACGCAACAAACCAAAGCACGGCTACCGGCCATTGAAGATGGGGGTGGAGGGCCGTTACGGAGCGTCGTAGGCTTTTCTCGGCTTCGCTCGGGTTGCTGGTTCAGCTCCAAGGGCCTGACTGGCGTGCTAGAAGCCTGGGGAGACGCCAGGCCCTTTCCATCTTTGAAACTGGCGCGCTAAGCGTAGACGTGGTGAAGACTCGCTCAGCTTCAGTCTTCCGGAGCCAGGGCCTGGAGGCGGGGcggaggaggggcagaggggcGGGGCTAATGGCTGGGGGCGGGGTCAGAGCGGGGGCCGGCCCGAGGTGACGTAGGGCGGGCCGAGACGCGCGGAGGCGGCGGCGGtacctcctcctgctgctgctgctgctgcgcccCATCCCCCAGCGGCCGGCCGGTTCCAGCCCGCACCCCGCGTCGGTGCCCgcgccccctcccccggccccgccATGGGCCTCACCGTGTCCGCGCTCTTTTCGCGGATCTTCGGGAAGAAGCAGATGCGGATCCTCATGGGTGAGGCAGACCAAGCTCGCGGCCCGGACGCGAGCGCCGGCCCCTGCGCAGCCCTGCCGCCCCCGCGTCCCTCCAGCCCCCGCTCACCCGTGTCTCCGACCCCGAGTCACCCACGTCCTaaccccccggggggcactagtCTCGGGTGGATCGTGGTCTGCAGCACCGCCTCCGGGGCCTGACACCCGGAGCTGCGGGCCTGGGTGGGGTGAAGCTCCTTACGCCCCAGCCCGGCTGGTTAGAAGGGAGGATTCCCCGC encodes the following:
- the GCC1 gene encoding GRIP and coiled-coil domain-containing protein 1, yielding MEKFVMNFGGGPSKKDLLEIIETQKKQLLQYQTRLKDVVRAYKSLLKEKEALEASIKVLSVSHEADVGLAGVQPQGLTFPDSVDDRCSTHSEDSTGTAASLDTAASLTSTKGEFGIEDDRLARGPPPPKLEEASGSESGVSCSSGDGPSGGGEVDKRLHQLKTQLATLTSSLATVTQEKSRMEASYLVDKKKMKQDLEDASKKAEEERGRLEGELKGLQEQIAETKARLITQQHDRAQEQSDHALMLRELQKLLQEERAQRQDLEIRLEETREALAGRAYAAGQMEGFELQTKQLTREVEELKGELQALRDEKNQPDPRLKELQEEAACLKSHFQAQLQQEMRKTAVAEDQLRQQSQLEEQRVAALENQISQVSELLGTYEKAKQKDQLAIQKLKERILQLDLENKTLALAASSRSPLDSHGEESSLDVNVLKDKMEKLKRLLQVAARKSQVTLDVEKLCDLEITPSSEAADGEKATALYYQQELKQLKEEFERYKMRAQVVLKSKNVKDGNLGKELEEAREQLAELKEKYISLRLSCEELERQHQQEAEGWKQELARLQHGHRQELERSQLDFRDRTLKLEEELHKQRDRALAVLAEKDLELEQLRSVALSSGLPGRRSPVGGAGPRDQADTSPPDSLTQALQLAAVSEPTFFLYAEQLARKEVEITSLRKQKHRLEVEVHRLRDRLLEEGERHREEVGALQSHIAKHSRDQSREGANLEYLKNIIYRFLTLPDTLGRQQTLTAILTILHFSPEEKQAIMRLPVGGGWWPSGKR